In the Doryrhamphus excisus isolate RoL2022-K1 chromosome 2, RoL_Dexc_1.0, whole genome shotgun sequence genome, TGCTGTCTTCGGACACtatcacatttattattattatgggcatgcctgcATCTTATTTATGTCGGGGTTTATTctagatatattattattatatgctattctgactttttttctctcaaataGTGTTTGACAAGGATCCCCACTCATGTTATATGACCAGAATACTGTAGAGCCCAGATCTACAATGTCACTCAGTAGCTAGCACTGTTGCGATATAGATATATACGTTGcgatacatacattcattcattcattttctactgcttatcctcacaagggtcacaggggtgatggagccaatcccagctgtcttcgggcgagaagctgggtacaccctggactggtcgccagccaatcacagtgcacatagaGACAATCCatggagaaaatccatgcacgcacaatgagaacatgcaaactccacacagagatggccgagggtggaattgaacttggggctcctagctgtgtggctacatgctaaccactttttccgccgtgcagcccgtgatCCATACAGTATTTAATTTTGTTGCTGATGCTTGGCTCAAAAAGTGAGCAAATGTAGTGTGTTCCCTCATCTGGAAACCTATATGTCTATAAGCTAGCGGGTTAGTGTCATGTCCAAGAAGTTGCTCCAGTCGTAGTTCTGACTGAATTATTTTTGCCCCTCAGTCCACTGGATTCTCAATAAATCGTGATCCCATCTCCAAGTGACTtactatttatattaatattgtaggTTTATTCCTCTTTTTCTCTGCATAGTACTAGCTCAGCCATGCTTATCCTGTAGAATGAAGTAGAATGGGAATTTACTATTGAGGGcaacaaacaaaatggagtactgcagcaaagtggagactaaGGAGCTGGTGAGGCCCACTGAGAGGTTCCACAAGTGTGTTTTTTATGATTTCTACCATTTTATCTATAAACAATAATtgttaggggctgcacggtggaagagtggttagcacgcagacctcacagctaggagacccgagttcaattccaccctcggccatctctgtgtggagtttgcatgttctccccgtgcatgcgtgggttttctccgggtactccggtttcctcccacattccaaaaacatgctaggttaattagcgactccaaattgtccataggtatgaatgtgagtgaatggttgtttgtctatatgtgccctgtgattggctggccaccagtccagggtgtaccccgcctctcgcccgaggacagctgggataggctccagcacccccgcaacccttgtgaggataagcgatagaaaatgaatgaatgaatgaacaataattGTTAATTCTAAATAATATAGTTACTTTATGCAGGCTGTATAAAAACTGAATTACCTTTTCTAGTTTAGTAGAATTTTTTAGCTCTATGATGGAAAATTGATGTGTGTGCATTTAAAATATCTAAAGCTTATTGATTCATTGTACCATATAGGATTAAAGGCTGCATATTTGACAGCAAGTGTGGCTGCAAATACTTGAACAGATCATATGATTCACTCACTCTAATTGTTTACTAATTAATCAACAAGTCTACCCATCCCCCATCCCCCCCGCAACCACCCCATCATAATGGAAGTCTGAACcacacaaaaatacatgacTTTGCATGGTCAAACTAACGTTGAATTGTGGTTTTTAATCACCATGTGCAGATATGAATGTTACCTTTCTTCAGTTATTCATTTAAAGTGAAACAAAGTATACATGGCATTGGGAAAAAGGGGCGAGTATAGATCTGTACAAGGGGGAGAAAAATCTATAAACTAAAAGGCTACAAGCCAAAAGGCGTGACTGGTGTTTTGAGAAGAGTTTGTTCTGTATTTTGACTTTCAGGCATATTTTGGACGCCGCCCACCTAAAGAAGGCTACATGTGATTAACAGTGCTGCGTTACATGCTGATTTTATTTGCAATTTTACTACATTTCCTAAAGTATCTGAAGTATAGAATTTGTTCTTCTTGTGAGCAAGTGAGTTGGGAGAGAGCCATTCTTCGTTCAACACGCTTACGTCACAACACCTGTAAGTCCTAGCGTAGGGTAAAGACCTTACGCGTACGAGGGACAAACCCACAGTTGTTGAAGGAAGATTGGTCGTTTTACGTTCAGTTGTTGTCTTGTTGCTATTGTACAgtattgcctttaaacgttcAAACTCTTCACTATGGACAGCGAAGAAGTTGCAATGAAAGCTGCAAAGAGACGAGAACGCCAGTCAGGTGACGCTCTATACTATATTACACTGTATAAACTACAATTATGTCGTAATGTTTAAATCTCCAAGCGACAAAAAGCCATATGTTATCACAGATAACATATTACAGGCGGGTGCATGTGTAAGTAGTGGGCTTGTGTTGGAAACGACCAAGGAAATGGTACCAATGAGCTAGCTCAAGCTAAGCTAACGAATGGTAGCCAGCTAACTGTAGTGAGAGTAAACGGTACGCTGAACTAACTGTAACAGACAGCTGCTTAAAAACACTCATACTCGTGTTGTTTTACTTAAAAAGCGTGTTGGAGGAGTACTTTATGCTAACTTGTACTTTCTTAATAGTACTCATTTAGTTTTGTTATTATACATCACCGCCTCTTGAATATACACTGGCTGGTATATACTAGAAAGGCTAGAAAAACTATGGGatccatttgttttttgttttttttgttttttgttttaaataagaTATCATCTTCATCTAAGTTAAGGAAATTGATGCAGATTTTCTTAGATTTTTCAtgtctttatttattaatacacgCGCTCCCTGTGGATAGAGGGCTGAACTGTTTTAGCTGTGTCATATTCTTTGgatagacccgagttcaattccaccctcggctatctctgtgtggagtttgcatgttctccccgtgcatgcgtgggttttctccgggtactccggtttcctcccacattccaaaaacatgctaggttaattggcgactccaaattgtccataggtatgaatgtgagtgtgaatggttgtttgtctgtatgtgccctgtgattggctggtccacggtgtgccccgcctctcgcccgaagacagctgggataggctccagcatacccccgcgaccctcgtgagaataattCTTTGGATGTCTCATGTACTCTATAAGGCcttcttcagccaatcacaggccacatatagacaaacaaccattcacactcacattcatacctatagacaatttggagtcatcaattaacctccacacggagatggccgaggggggaattgaacttgtgagGCCTTTGTGCAAACaattcgaccgccgtgcagcccccttatATATATCAACAATTCTTaatcttcttctacttcttgtGCAGAGCAAAcccaaagtttttttaaaacccACACCTTCCAAGTCATTATCTCAATGAGACTAATAATAAGGCTAAACCTTATTCCAATTAGAATATGTATGTCATTATCTTAAGAATTGACATTCTTTTCCCATaagaactttgttttttttttggttgttttggttGTTGGTCATTATTTTAGACCTACAGAATTTGCTTAGATGATGTTCAGATCACATTTTATGAAACTTCAAAAggtttacatacattttgttGCCTCTCTATTGTAGGCCTGATTACAGCAATCATGGATAATCTTATTATGACGTATCCAAAGGGTGCCGGCTGTTATGGGATTATTAGACGccataaatatacaacatattcCTTGAACAAAACAAtgttgttttgactttttaactttGTCTGTAGGTCCAAGCAGCGCTTTACATGATACGGAAGGTACTGCATCCGATCACCTTCATTGAACCACGTTACTGCATGCCATCAATTTGTTGAAGTGAAGCTCTTACTCCTAGGCTTTATTAGACTTGGAAATGATAAATGAACACACAGGAGGTGATGTTTCATAAGCTGCCCTGATGCATGACTGCAAAAACATGAAGACAACAACACTCACATAATTTAAGTgtgtggttttatttatttccagcCTTGGAGAGTGGAGACTCTGATATTGGCTTCTGTGGTTGGATGTTGGTGGGACTGTCTCTTCTTCTCATGGTGGTCACACTGCCCCTCTCCATTTGGATGTGCATTAAGGTCAGCTGCTGTCAcgcttgttgtttttattgcatACATGTTGTTTTATTGGAATACATCTCAGTGGTACACTAGTATAAATCATCTACGATagcctgttttttgttttgttttccagtgTTTGTTTTGGTGTGAATTTGTGTGCGTTTAGAGGCTGGTAAGCCTTTGTTCCATTGAacagattgttgttgtttttttttttttccgaatagCAGATATATCCAATTACAGGCTGTAGGCTGAATGTCAAATAAGACAAAGCAGGATATCCAAGCTCTTTGTGTGTTGTCTCTGTACACAGATCGTGAAGGAGTATGAGCGAGCCATTATTTTCCGCCTGGGACGCCTTCTGCGAGGAGGAGCCAAAGGACCAGGTTGGACAacttacaataataacaataatttcttTAATATGTTCGGCCAAGTCTTAACACCAGACATCAGACAAGACTTTGCACTGCATTCTCAAACATCCTTTCTGACCATGAGCAGATaccaaatatatttatttatccctGTGTGTGTCCTGACGTTTGGGATGATGATGAGACCAGTGCCGGAGGATCTCGGGGTCCATGagggtttattcatttcaaCAAAAGTTTTAATGTGGGCCCACTTTCTGGTCTCCGTCAGCACACTTGCATCTGAATACCTGAATTTTGGAGTAATTGTAAAGATTAAATACTCTTTTTAGTAAGATCAGAAAGCCCTGCATTACGGGTAATCTATCCGATTAGTgataaaagcatgcattagcgTCTCCGTGTTTCCCTGAGAGAGAATAGTGAGGACTCTGGGTATATGTTTAAGATGCTAAAAAAACGTTAGTTGTATTTTTAAGGGCCTCAAGACCAATGACTAAAACTTAGCCATTTAACGTCCTAAATACACTTGGTCTTGTGTAATCAGGAGACAAATGTATTATCAGCATAGCTGTGAAAATGTAAGTCCATGTCTCCTGGTGACACTGCCCAGGGGAAGCATATACAAATTAAAAAGAACAGGACTTAAAATTGATCCTTGGGGGACACCACATATCATTTCATGGGTTTCTGGGGAGCATACTTAGCACGAACCTGGCTCTGAAGTTTGTTGGAGTGCCATGTATTTATTGAAATCCGGATCGCACtgttatgtattgtatattttgttgttgttcacaACATATTTCACAGTTAACCGTTTTTTCTCTATTTCCTCTGTGCATTTCTCCACAGGGGCATAAGTTTTAatcttagtttttttatttttggtggcGCAACAGTGTTGAGGCAGGATGTACGTTTCCTGTTCAAATTTGCAACAAGAAAAGGACAGGGTCCAAGTAAAACAATGGGAGGATATTTACTAAAAACTTTAATAAAATTTGCAGCCACTTCCTCGGTTAGATAGCGCTTCCTCACAGTTTGCATCGAGAAATCCCGCTGGATAAGACcggtgatattaaaaaaaaacacacggtAGTGGTCAAGTCAGCAACAGACAACACACGGTTGGACAGGTCATAGGTCATGACCCAATCCACAGTGTGCCCCTGTTGCGAGTTTGTTGGGTTCAAACCTTAAAATATATCCTATTTTAAATTCTTTGGTTATGGAGGGTATTCAAGATTAACAACAGTATGTGTAGCTTAAAGCACATCTCTTTGGTGGTCTAGGAACAGTGACACAGGACTGGAGTTCCACTAAAAACAATTGCATGGTGTTGTCATGCCAATAAAATCATTTTGGCGGGAAGGGAGTTTATGGTTAAAGTTGCAGTGCCGCCTCTCTTTCTACCACTGACAGAATatgcaaaataaacattttgtggAGAGGCCTCAGTGAGAACAACTGGAGCATCTGTACCCAGCCAAatctgttaaaaaataaatagtcaaGTTGTGGTCGACAATAATGTTTGACAGAGGGAAAAGGTCTACAGTATTTCTCTGATGTCATCACTGTTCATGacctatatttatatatactatatatacaataCCCATATGATATGCTGTGGTGTATTACATTTATATGGTATTTCAGCTCCAAGTTGGCATCCCTGAAAAACCGGCGCCAGAGCCAAACTAGATCCATTCTCAGTGATTGTACGTCACTCGCTTTCTTGATTTAATTTCGGACATAAATAGGGTCATGCATCAACGGTTGCCTGGTTACTCACAGACATTTGCAGACAGTGACATGGTGAAGACCTTAAGTTAGGACAGATGGCCCGGAGCACCGACGTCAAGCACAGAATCCTCTCTGGTAGTGTTTTAGGAACAGCAACATCTTCATTTTGCGCAGTGTTACAGTGAAGTTAAATTTATTAGCATTAGAGTGGGGGGAAGAGCAAGTATAGTAAAATATCAAGTAGTCTAGTGCAACATTAACAAGCTGTGTGGAGTCATTGGCATTAATCAGAAATGGAAACAATGTGCGGTTCTTCCAACAAGATGTCTCCTCCTCCAAAGTGCATCCTGCAATAAAGCACATTCACCAGGGCCTCATTTATGTGACGCCATATGTCTTGACAGTGCTATTTGAGTTATGGATGCGTTAATAAATCTGAAAATAGTGATGacaatgtctatttttttttcttttttgtaagaCGAGGTATTTGTTGAGAAAAACACATGCTCCCACGAGGAAGAATTTGCATACATCTCATAGCTCACTGTCTCTTCGTCTTTGATTTGTTGTTTTACTGCATCTAATAAAAACAGGGAGTGTCCTCTTAAAAATGGTGAAATTGGACTCCCCGGAGTGTCTGGGGACGCCATTTGTGACAGCGTGGGGTAATAATAGCTCTCTGCCAGCAAATCTCACATTCCTGGGGGCCTTGTGGTGCCGATGCCCCCAACTAAATTCAGCATTTGGTTTCCTGTAATGTCCCCTTAACCTCAGCCCCACAATCTGGCTGTGGGACAAATGCATGTGTTTAATTGGAAGCAGGAGTTTTCTTTATGGAATAGAACTGCACAATTTCGGGGGGAAAATGTATTCAGACTTAGAATTGAAATCCTGGAACCTTCTTTTAATAGAAATTAAGAGGAAGACAAAACAATCCAGAGAGAAAAACGTAACACACCTCCTCATTCGACAGCacctaataataatgaaatcaaAATAAACATCTCAATTAATGCAATTGCTCCTCCCTTGAGCTGATGAATGATATAGCCAGTGGGCCGTCAGCAGGTACAACCAGGCCTGCAGAGCCAACTTGCCGTGACCAGTCTAACTACCTTTTAACGTTTCTCAATTTGCCAGCAACAATGGTGCCAGGCAGTCTACCATTCTTGCCATTCAGCCCTGAGGCTGCATTCGGAACCCTGAAACATCGTAACAAggaatgtcataaaatgaggaccatctgtatgtgtgtgtgatgctttCAATGAAGTTATTTCATTtactacaggggtctcaaactcgctagacgctagtttgaggcccccaccttgataccaaagtttaatgttgaaatgacagcttaaagctgtgtacACACCgtacacaattaacatgattttgccccaccCACACTGTTACCcaaccctgttaccccgccctgttttgctttggattagcaatgaagctaaaggcttatgaggctgggtacaaataaatgccgGAAATGATtcggaataaaacggaaaatacacgtcaagataaagcatctcatcaaacatgttgttaaagttacgacgctgctcccagatggaacagagtacgatgctaacttgctaattgggtaaaattattaagtttcattaatgttcatgttaaaggttaaataactgttaatactgtacatttgaatctgaaaaaaataatttctctaccaactgtacgtggtttcttacgtttttcttatttgctgattgatttattgtctttattcttaatttgtttatttttatttttatcctagtttgtgtatagaaaaagtaaaaattaagatatttgagaacagtggaatgttttatcagatattttggtgtggaaaaccggaaccaaagtactgaaaaagtgtagggtatagcagaagcaaaagcattgaagatagttttttttattgattttttttccagtttttaataaatgcgttttgttttgttttttttgaaaacctgatgcggcccggcttcacccagaacctagctcacAGGTGGCccacaggtaaattgagtttgagacccctgatttactaCCTTGTCGAAACGCAGGGCTACATGACTGGGAATAGGCCGAAACACGTAAGAACATTTGCTTCCATCAACAATCAGATACAACACATGTTAATAATCAAGATTACAGTTTTTGTGTagctttattttgaaacatttgATAGCGCCACTTTTATCACGACCTTGCATTGCGTAACAAGGGCcaaggccttttttttgtctcaacagGCAAGAGGAAGACCGCCGTTGCTATTTGCAGGAGGTTGCGATCTTACCAGTCAAACCGGCAGTTTACTGACTGGAAAGACTCTTGATGTGGCATGAAATGCTAAATGTTTTTCACACCTAGCATTTGCCTTCACTCGGCACATGTGAGCCGTGTATTGTTTCATACACCTGCTGGATGGTTGTGACTTGAAACGGGCTTCTGAAAGCTGCAAATATTCACAGCTTTGCCCGACTGTCAGCACAGCTGCAGTCTTATCAAGCGGGCTTGACTTGGCCCGCTCCCAAGATTTCATTCATCCCACCGGCTTCAAACATTTGTGAAGACGCTCGCTCATTATTGCGTTTACCGTGGATTTAGTCCTCGCTAAGACTATTTGCATTCTTGTGATTCCACAGGTTTGTTCTTCATCTTGCCGTGCACTGACAGCTTTATTAACGTGGACATGCGCACCATCACCTTCGACATCCCACCGCAAGAGGTACGCCACGCATGGTTCTGTTGACGTttaacaaatacacacacacacacacacacacacaacaggctgTCACAATACATGTGATGAGTTGAGATTTAGTCCGATTTTGAATGCGTCATTGTACACAACCACAAATCATCTCCCATTGTACTCAATCCTGGATCCTCTAATCCGGAATTTTGCGGAGAAATCAAACCTCAATACACAGCTTTATATTATAAGTGACAAAGACGTATCCTTTCCTGGGCTGCACTTGTAATGCAATACACAAGCGGATGGAAGCACAACTATGATGTATTTGCTCAACCTAGACGGCAAAATTAAATTAGTTTCCTCCAGCCTTCCACCAAAATTGACACACTGTAATTTCCAGACTATTGAGCAGACCCGAATGTAACCTGAAGCCACTAAATTAAACAAGAGAAAttatactttttaataatatacatttgATAATAAAGTCgttttaaagtcgctacattggctccccgtccgcttcaggatcgattttaagattctcttactgttTTTTacggtttttaaatgtcttaacggccttgcaccttcttatttatctgatctgcttttaccatatcaacccccgtgGACCCTgtggtcctccggcactggccttttaacaataccaaaaacccacggtgaggcagcatttagccactatggcccccacctgtggaacagcctgccggagagcctcaggactacggagactgttgatatttaaaaaaaaaaaagattaaagacacacctttttaatcaggcttttaactcatattttaacacttttcttatgtttttatctttttagtcctattttatgctcttagtttttagcttttaactccagtatttcctccacactgggggctatgtcgggtctgctgagggggtgccatccttgggtcccttcgacccgcaCGGCTgagggttcctccctttaatgtgggggtccgcccaagtcgggggggcccgggtgctggtcccccgatggcacggcctgcggctcctcccagtgtggacggccccaaaggtggcgtttccttgatcctcagtgccatgccatgtctccctactgtgtgtgattgtgtgtgtgggtgggtgtgtgtgtgtctagtatggagggtgggagggaggggctttcttagtatttgtttttccttttaattgtggtaattgtttttaattctgtaaagcactttgtgttgcatgtctttgcaggaaaagtgctctacaaataaagttgatttgatttaataatTTTCCAAACAGTGCGTGTAAGACGGATGGTTAAACGGCTGTCATCGACGTTGATCTTCACATTCCTCCTTTGCACTAAAACCACTAGTTGTCTCATTCAGTGTCACTCTGGACTTCCCGACACCGCTACACGCTGCCAAGATCACCGGCAGATCAGACTAAAACGTGAAAGCTGCATCACACGCACCTCGCCACACGTTCGCCATGATGAAGGCACATGCACAAAGAGCAAGATGACTGCTCCAAAGCACACGAGATGTTGGGACCACAAATTAGCTTCATCACTGTAGaagccgcagggttcaaagaTGCAGCTTCTACACCGGAAATGACAGTAAATTGTTCATGAAAGATCGATTATTTCAAATGGGTTGTCAAGAAGTGGTGTGGAATCTCCATGTCGGCGATCTCAAACACAAAACTGAAGCAGGGTTCTAGAATGAAGCCCTGACCTCAACCTTATAGAACTTGTGGACTATATTTAGCGATATTCTGACTGCACCCCCGAAGGTTACAATAATTGGAGCATGTTTAGAAAGTGCTTTCCTCCAAACATCTCACAATCCCATCTTGTCTGTTATCTACCTCGGTGGATTCAAACCCTCTCAGGTTCTGACGAAAGACTCGGTGACGGTGAGCGTGGATGGCGTGGTTTACTACCGAGTTCAGAATGCTACTCTGGCCGTGGCCAACATCACTAACGCAGATGCCGCCACTCGCCTGTTGGCCCAGACCACATTGAGGAACGTTCTTGGTACCAAGAACCTGGCGGAGATCCTGTCTGACCGTGAAGAAATTGCACACAGCATGCAGGTAAGACTCATTTTCCAGAATAGATTCCTTGCATGTTTCCTATTCCGCAACAGCATAATAACTAATTATAGCATGTCTGCACTTGCTGCCTTTGGTCAGCTGCTATTTGAAGTGGAACGACCCAGAGACTTTTCACTGTGTCAACTTAACAGATACTGTCTGGCCAAAAATGTGTCACCATGTGAGTTTAACTAAGTAAATAGTTTCCCACAACTACCTCAATATATCTCTGGTGTCGGGTTGCTGATCTAttctttttcttcttgaaaCGCTGCAAGTCAACCAGTTCTTTTAATGAGTGGCCCAACTAATCAATATCACTCCATATTGCTTTTCAATGGTGACAGTCAATACTCAATTAATGCTGGATGGAAGTACTTCTTTTCTGTGATCGCGGTTATTGACTTGAAACAGGAAATGTCGAAAATGATGATGTCAGATGTTAGACTTATGCTAAAAACAAGGACTGGGTGGTCCTTTATAaagttataaagtaggctaatttgttgataactaatactaacagtcattaaggacacacacacaatatcttatgaagataatacttacATGTATTAACActtgatgtgtaaaataatcttcctgagggctgacacttctgatatagtttgtgtggtctacagttaatttattcctgacagccaaagttgataagaatcaaaggttcctattggattccatggaaaatgcatgcgggtcatttttgacccacttatggaaggttgggggagtaacacaaaaacaaacatttcttaaaatgtataaaaggtaagttaaaaatttgaatggcattatatcaaaaacatgtattttgaggaatacttggaatattaaattataacaatttttcattacgaagatatttcaagaaaacaacctgaccgggtcatttttgacccacttaatggaaggttggggtagtgacacaaaaacaaaaatttctttaaatgtataaaaggtaagttacaaatttgaatggcatgatatcaaaaacatgtattttgaggaatacctggaatatgaaatgataaaaaaaatttcattacgaagatatttcaagaaaacaacctgaccgggtcatttttgacccacttatgcatctaagggttaagaggAGCAGAGAAgcgaaaaaaagacaaaggtaAACACGTAATGTTGAAAAAGGGGCGTATCTTAAtattgaactgaactgaactgccAGTTGTTATTCCATACAGTGGGAGGTTGGGGGCCAAGTGGTGAGGGAGTCTGTCAAGCAGATGTAGAGCAGATAAACAGGCATGCAATAGAAAACAGAGCAGAGGATTAAAGTGGCCACTTTGCTGCAGAGCCAGCCTCTGTCGTGGCGTCATTCAGCCGTAAGTATCCATTTTAAAGTAACAAACTGCTGCGAAGTGAATAAACAGCAATGTGATACTGCATGTAGAGCACATCTGTTACTTTGCAACCCATTGCtatcatttattcatccattAAAGCTGTAAATAATTGAATATGTTTTCACAGGCAGATGATCAGTAGGTGAGCCATACATTTCTCTTGGAGTTGTGCTGATTGTTTCCAATGGAGTATTGCGCCAACATGTTCTTATTTGAACATTGAGGCTTCCAACACGTTGCCCTCTGCTGCCATCACGTGGTAGAAAGTGGAATTGCTGCAACAAATGTAGAGCAAGAGTACTGCATTTtaaacatatacatactgtTTGTAGGTTAGGCCCCCTTTACATTGGGAATATTGGGGGATCAGGGCTTGTATTAAGAAGTCTAGGTtcaaaggtgaaaggtcatatcaagcgtttttttttgttttttgtttttttttgtctgttttgtgtTCATCAGTCTACTCTTGACGACGCAACTGATGACTGGGGCATCAAGGTGGAGCGGGTTGAGATTAAGGACGTCAAGCTTCCCCTGCAGCTCCAGCGAGCCATGGCGGCCGAGGCTGAGGCCACACGGGAGGCCAGGGCCAAGGTACTTCAATgttgtatacatatacatatacataaataacatcATATGCTCAAGTGGACCAAAATAGACTCACAC is a window encoding:
- the stom gene encoding erythrocyte band 7 integral membrane protein isoform X2 gives rise to the protein MDSEEVAMKAAKRRERQSALESGDSDIGFCGWMLVGLSLLLMVVTLPLSIWMCIKIVKEYERAIIFRLGRLLRGGAKGPGLFFILPCTDSFINVDMRTITFDIPPQEVLTKDSVTVSVDGVVYYRVQNATLAVANITNADAATRLLAQTTLRNVLGTKNLAEILSDREEIAHSMQSTLDDATDDWGIKVERVEIKDVKLPLQLQRAMAAEAEATREARAKVIAAEGEMNASRALKEASLVIAESPSALQLRYLQTLNTIAAEKNSTIIFPLPLEMMQGFTKH
- the stom gene encoding erythrocyte band 7 integral membrane protein isoform X1 — translated: MDSEEVAMKAAKRRERQSGPSSALHDTEALESGDSDIGFCGWMLVGLSLLLMVVTLPLSIWMCIKIVKEYERAIIFRLGRLLRGGAKGPGLFFILPCTDSFINVDMRTITFDIPPQEVLTKDSVTVSVDGVVYYRVQNATLAVANITNADAATRLLAQTTLRNVLGTKNLAEILSDREEIAHSMQSTLDDATDDWGIKVERVEIKDVKLPLQLQRAMAAEAEATREARAKVIAAEGEMNASRALKEASLVIAESPSALQLRYLQTLNTIAAEKNSTIIFPLPLEMMQGFTKH